A DNA window from Pseudomonas sp. B21-056 contains the following coding sequences:
- a CDS encoding response regulator, whose translation MSHLILVDDDLEVLALLRKFLEQHGYSVDVAADGNALWQAVERRLPDLIILDVMLPGDSGLVLCQRLRAEHTVGIIMLTAMGELSDRVVGLELGADDYLTKPFDARELLARVRAVLRRTGDAKGALGDNTRLVLEFENWQLDVARRELRSPEKVMIPLSTGEFELLLVFVEHPRRVLSRQQLLDMARGETYDAFDRSIDVQVSRLRRKLETDITGASMIRTVRNGGYLFSPHVVKR comes from the coding sequence GTGAGCCATCTGATCCTGGTGGACGACGACCTCGAAGTCCTCGCCCTCTTGCGCAAATTCCTCGAACAACATGGCTACAGCGTCGATGTGGCCGCCGACGGCAACGCCCTCTGGCAAGCGGTGGAACGGCGCCTGCCGGACCTTATCATCCTCGACGTCATGCTGCCCGGCGACAGCGGCCTGGTGCTCTGCCAGCGGCTGCGCGCCGAACACACGGTGGGCATCATCATGCTCACCGCCATGGGCGAGTTGAGTGACCGCGTCGTCGGCCTGGAGCTGGGGGCGGACGACTACCTGACCAAGCCGTTCGACGCACGGGAGCTGCTGGCCCGGGTGCGTGCCGTCCTCCGGCGTACCGGCGACGCCAAGGGCGCGCTCGGCGACAACACTCGCCTGGTCCTGGAGTTCGAAAACTGGCAACTGGACGTTGCCCGCCGCGAATTGCGCTCGCCGGAAAAAGTCATGATTCCGCTGTCCACCGGTGAGTTCGAGCTGCTGCTGGTGTTCGTCGAACACCCGCGTCGGGTGCTCAGCCGCCAGCAGTTGCTGGACATGGCCCGAGGCGAGACTTACGACGCATTTGACCGCAGCATCGATGTCCAGGTCAGCCGGTTGCGTCGCAAACTGGAAACCGACATCACCGGTGCGTCCATGATCCGCACCGTTCGCAACGGTGGCTACCTTTTCAGCCCCCATGTGGTGAAACGATGA
- a CDS encoding Nramp family divalent metal transporter has product MSSIPSVEGQAAASTQSRFVRTLKLLGPGIIAVLAWLGAGDLITSSVAGANYGYAMMWVLAVSLLLRFLIVNIIARFQLCNNQGMTILQGYAQLNPFFAWFLLVYALLMGHLMNAYMIKGAGEALAMLLKIDRPLLCSVAVVLAVWLLVGRNIYSMIEGVMKALLAIMTLAFLALAVMSGPDVAGIVKGTIGFSIPPDEGVHGALLVAVSVIGAVAGSIANFVHPYVMRQKGWTGPEHKRVQRNDLLFAVFVGIIINLAIWIVGAEILRPNGIEVNTLGDLGKALEMFFGSIGWYVFFVGVFATLFASISGKTTAFPMLITDAFQHVRPERRERYGKEFHRDPMHKWFMLFILVTPLIWSLPGMPDFVTLTIGVNALNIIGLPVISLGLLIMSNQKSLLSKEYRNNLFENIALAFATGLALWVAFQLGVELFN; this is encoded by the coding sequence ATGTCGAGCATTCCTTCCGTTGAAGGCCAGGCTGCCGCGTCCACGCAGAGCCGCTTCGTACGCACGCTGAAGCTTCTTGGCCCCGGCATCATCGCAGTACTGGCCTGGCTGGGCGCAGGCGACCTGATCACCTCTTCCGTGGCCGGTGCGAACTACGGCTACGCCATGATGTGGGTGCTGGCGGTGTCCTTGCTGCTGCGATTCCTCATCGTCAACATCATCGCGCGCTTCCAGCTCTGCAATAACCAGGGCATGACCATCCTGCAGGGCTATGCCCAGCTCAACCCGTTCTTCGCCTGGTTCCTGCTGGTTTATGCGCTGCTGATGGGGCATTTGATGAATGCCTACATGATCAAGGGCGCCGGCGAGGCGCTGGCCATGTTGCTGAAGATCGACCGCCCATTGCTCTGTTCGGTGGCGGTGGTGCTGGCGGTGTGGCTGCTGGTGGGTCGAAACATCTATTCGATGATCGAAGGCGTGATGAAAGCGCTGCTGGCGATCATGACGTTGGCATTCCTGGCGCTGGCGGTCATGTCCGGCCCGGATGTCGCCGGTATCGTCAAAGGCACCATCGGCTTCAGTATTCCTCCCGACGAGGGCGTGCACGGTGCGCTGCTGGTGGCGGTTTCGGTGATCGGTGCGGTCGCTGGCTCCATCGCCAACTTCGTGCATCCCTACGTCATGCGCCAGAAGGGCTGGACAGGTCCCGAGCACAAGCGCGTCCAGCGCAACGACCTGCTGTTTGCGGTGTTCGTCGGGATCATCATCAACCTGGCGATCTGGATCGTCGGCGCGGAAATCCTCCGGCCCAACGGCATCGAGGTCAACACCCTGGGGGATCTGGGCAAGGCGCTGGAGATGTTCTTCGGCTCGATCGGTTGGTACGTCTTTTTCGTCGGCGTGTTCGCCACGCTGTTCGCCAGCATTTCGGGCAAGACCACGGCTTTTCCGATGCTCATCACCGACGCCTTCCAACACGTGCGGCCCGAGCGCCGGGAGCGCTATGGCAAAGAGTTCCACCGCGACCCGATGCACAAGTGGTTCATGCTGTTCATCCTGGTGACCCCGTTGATCTGGTCACTGCCCGGCATGCCGGACTTCGTCACGCTGACCATCGGCGTCAATGCCTTGAATATCATCGGCCTGCCGGTCATCTCTCTGGGCCTGCTGATCATGTCCAACCAGAAGTCGTTGCTGAGCAAGGAATACCGCAACAACCTGTTCGAGAACATTGCGCTGGCCTTTGCGACTGGCCTGGCGCTGTGGGTTGCGTTCCAGTTGGGGGTGGAGTTGTTTAACTGA
- a CDS encoding sensor histidine kinase translates to MKPKRTGTRRPRDTLARWIALTTLVAMLTLLALNALFSLLAGAWARPPLMETGLIEKIAAITRIIDSVAPEQRPAIARAASDRLFSTQWLQHHEDARLPVVDDPEYSDGATLLRQQLGRPDARIEGYEPSDWPADQPGGRYAAMIELSDHSWVMFSLPARSWGLEEWERNLIIIALILLSAFIVALVATRHLAAPLERFAEGARRFGVDHQAPPIPVVGPYEIRQAILAFNAMQAQLKHFIEDRTQMLAAISHDLRAPLTRMRLRGEFIEDTEQQSRLFRDVDEMQAMINSALEFFRDDARLEHPTAFDLAELLHTVVDDFKDAGSEVAFDGAPRFVYTGRPIGLKRALVNLIDNAIKYGGEPSVQLKAWDDHVEIHILDRGPGIAPEFREQVFTPFFRLEGSRNKNTGGVGLGLSAARATVLEHGGTLALDNRRDSGLQVRVSLPLN, encoded by the coding sequence ATGAAGCCGAAGCGTACGGGCACTCGTCGTCCTCGGGATACCCTGGCGCGCTGGATCGCCCTGACCACCCTGGTTGCCATGCTGACCCTGCTGGCGCTGAATGCACTGTTCAGCCTGCTGGCGGGAGCCTGGGCCCGCCCTCCCCTGATGGAAACCGGCCTGATCGAAAAAATCGCCGCCATCACCCGCATCATCGACTCCGTGGCGCCCGAACAACGGCCGGCCATTGCCAGGGCGGCCAGTGACCGGCTCTTCAGCACGCAATGGCTGCAACACCATGAAGACGCCCGGTTACCGGTGGTCGACGATCCGGAATACAGCGACGGCGCAACCCTGCTGCGCCAGCAACTGGGCAGGCCCGATGCACGGATAGAAGGCTACGAGCCGAGCGATTGGCCCGCTGACCAGCCCGGCGGACGCTACGCCGCGATGATCGAGTTGTCCGATCATTCGTGGGTGATGTTTTCCCTACCGGCACGCAGCTGGGGCCTGGAGGAATGGGAGCGCAACCTGATCATCATCGCGCTAATCCTGTTGTCGGCATTTATCGTCGCGCTGGTTGCCACCCGACACCTGGCCGCGCCCCTGGAACGTTTCGCCGAAGGCGCCAGGCGTTTCGGCGTGGACCACCAGGCACCACCCATTCCCGTCGTCGGTCCCTACGAAATCCGCCAGGCCATTCTCGCCTTCAACGCCATGCAGGCCCAGCTCAAGCACTTCATCGAGGATCGCACGCAAATGCTCGCCGCCATCTCCCATGACTTGCGTGCACCCTTGACCCGCATGCGCCTGCGCGGGGAGTTCATCGAGGACACCGAGCAGCAATCCCGGCTGTTCAGGGACGTGGACGAGATGCAGGCGATGATCAATTCGGCCCTGGAATTTTTCCGCGACGACGCACGGCTCGAACACCCCACCGCCTTCGACCTGGCTGAGCTGCTGCACACCGTCGTCGATGATTTCAAGGACGCCGGCAGCGAGGTTGCCTTCGATGGCGCCCCTCGCTTCGTCTACACGGGCCGGCCCATCGGGCTCAAGCGCGCGTTGGTAAACCTGATCGACAACGCGATCAAATATGGCGGCGAACCCAGTGTTCAACTCAAGGCCTGGGACGATCATGTGGAAATCCATATCCTGGATCGAGGCCCGGGCATCGCGCCCGAGTTCCGCGAGCAGGTCTTCACCCCGTTCTTTCGTCTCGAAGGTTCACGCAACAAGAATACCGGTGGCGTCGGGCTGGGCCTCTCGGCGGCGCGGGCGACGGTGCTCGAGCACGGTGGGACGCTGGCCCTCGATAATCGGCGCGATAGCGGGTTGCAAGTGAGGGTTTCGCTGCCATTGAACTGA
- a CDS encoding VacJ family lipoprotein has translation MPLTDPASLRVRSSLVILLAALAGGCASTPAATPGRCDSTSYTVADPAEPINRGIFAFNRTVDDYALAPVARGYRHLPEAMQTGMHNFVANFGEPKVFINDLLQGNGQRSLNTLGRFVINTTAGIVGLIDVSGKLGIERHKADFGQTFGVWNIAAGPTVELPLLGTANLRDATGKVISFAVDPFGGNSNTVDTLGTINTAGGIVDGRAQALPLTDQLRTQPDYYVALRDAVAQQRADFVAQGKSASVARHTRQCQQGEPVNE, from the coding sequence ATGCCGCTCACCGACCCCGCTTCGCTCCGTGTTCGATCCTCCCTGGTCATCCTGCTCGCAGCCCTCGCCGGGGGCTGCGCCAGCACGCCCGCCGCAACGCCAGGCCGTTGCGATAGCACAAGCTATACCGTTGCCGATCCAGCCGAGCCCATCAACCGTGGCATCTTCGCCTTCAACCGAACCGTGGATGACTACGCCCTGGCCCCTGTCGCCCGTGGCTATCGCCATCTTCCGGAGGCCATGCAGACCGGCATGCACAACTTCGTGGCGAACTTCGGCGAGCCCAAGGTGTTCATCAACGATCTGCTGCAAGGCAATGGGCAGCGCTCGCTCAACACCCTGGGACGTTTTGTCATCAACACCACGGCCGGCATCGTCGGGCTGATCGACGTGTCGGGCAAACTTGGCATCGAGCGCCACAAGGCTGATTTCGGCCAGACCTTCGGCGTCTGGAACATCGCTGCGGGGCCGACGGTGGAATTGCCGCTGCTGGGAACGGCCAACCTGAGGGACGCCACTGGCAAGGTGATCAGTTTCGCGGTCGACCCGTTCGGCGGTAACAGCAACACCGTCGACACCCTGGGCACGATCAACACCGCAGGCGGCATCGTCGATGGCCGCGCCCAGGCGTTACCGCTGACGGATCAACTGCGGACCCAGCCGGATTACTACGTGGCCCTGCGCGATGCGGTGGCGCAGCAGCGCGCCGATTTTGTCGCCCAGGGAAAATCAGCTTCAGTTGCCCGACACACCAGACAATGCCAGCAAGGGGAGCCCGTCAATGAGTAA